The following coding sequences are from one Fibrobacter sp. UBA4297 window:
- the ribD gene encoding bifunctional diaminohydroxyphosphoribosylaminopyrimidine deaminase/5-amino-6-(5-phosphoribosylamino)uracil reductase RibD has translation MPQEITNFMQFALEQAFFAIGESRPNPAVGAVVVKDGIVVGKGRTQRPGSAHAEVMALRDAGELARGASIFVTLEPCCHYGRTPPCTKAIIEAGIQKVYFAHSDPNPVVHGKSRKILEEAGIEVHEGVEACICACVDDCSNGDSSAECRVFEFRGTLSENRAMREAEGRAVFDEVERYFEAYDYFVRSKRTFVEIKSAISQDGFMGCVDASGKHLPLAITKQGANCWNHELRAMSDAILVGAGTLLADNPGLDVRYAAGNSPVKIVWAGHHEFSADEISRLKIFSASDATPIVFSCVAQPKLLNVAECVVLLNDSFAENWRAMVDDLSARGMHRLMVEPGARLARELFNGESRNLSQTQNAQPLWNRLDIWRSTDSSVDISLEKLIESGAVKAGLEYPELPAGIVAKESAVIGPDVLTVYYPA, from the coding sequence ATGCCCCAAGAAATCACAAACTTCATGCAGTTTGCCTTAGAGCAGGCGTTTTTTGCGATAGGCGAAAGCCGCCCAAATCCGGCGGTTGGTGCCGTGGTTGTGAAGGACGGGATTGTCGTGGGGAAGGGGCGTACGCAGCGCCCCGGGAGCGCTCATGCCGAAGTCATGGCGTTACGCGATGCGGGTGAACTCGCTCGCGGAGCCTCTATTTTTGTGACGCTCGAGCCGTGCTGCCATTATGGGCGCACGCCGCCTTGCACCAAGGCTATTATTGAAGCCGGAATCCAGAAAGTCTATTTTGCACATTCCGACCCGAATCCTGTAGTGCATGGAAAATCCCGCAAGATTCTCGAAGAAGCGGGTATTGAAGTCCATGAGGGTGTGGAAGCTTGCATTTGCGCTTGCGTTGACGATTGCTCAAACGGGGATTCCTCTGCGGAATGCCGCGTTTTTGAATTCCGGGGAACGTTATCTGAAAACCGCGCCATGCGTGAAGCGGAAGGTCGAGCCGTCTTTGACGAAGTCGAGCGCTATTTTGAAGCGTATGATTATTTTGTACGCTCCAAGCGCACGTTTGTCGAGATTAAATCTGCGATTTCGCAAGATGGATTTATGGGATGTGTTGATGCATCTGGCAAGCATTTGCCGCTTGCGATTACAAAGCAAGGCGCGAACTGCTGGAATCACGAACTCCGCGCGATGAGCGATGCCATTCTCGTTGGCGCAGGCACGCTCCTTGCCGATAACCCGGGGCTTGATGTGCGTTATGCCGCAGGCAATAGTCCCGTGAAAATCGTTTGGGCGGGGCATCACGAATTTAGCGCCGATGAAATTTCGCGGTTGAAAATTTTCAGTGCTAGCGATGCAACGCCAATTGTGTTTTCGTGCGTAGCGCAACCGAAATTGCTGAATGTTGCGGAATGCGTTGTACTCCTGAACGATTCGTTTGCAGAAAATTGGCGTGCGATGGTTGACGATTTGTCTGCCCGCGGAATGCACCGCCTGATGGTGGAACCGGGTGCTCGTCTTGCTCGCGAACTGTTCAACGGCGAATCTCGCAATCTCTCGCAAACGCAAAATGCGCAGCCTCTCTGGAACCGCCTCGATATTTGGCGCTCCACCGATTCTTCCGTTGATATTTCCCTTGAAAAACTTATCGAGTCTGGTGCCGTCAAGGCTGGGCTTGAATACCCTGAATTGCCTGCCGGTATCGTCGCTAAAGAATCTGCAGTTATCGGCCCTGATGTCCTGACGGTGTATTATCCTGCGTAA